A stretch of the Streptomyces sp. NBC_00078 genome encodes the following:
- a CDS encoding ABC transporter permease: MTTTTTTAAAPVTGEEEGRRPRRRTRRGLSPGKPFPASRLIGPALLVALWAAASAAGQLDPGAIPAPWTVLKTAGRLWTAGTLPTDILTSLERAAYGFAIGLTAGVVLALASGLSRVGEALIDGTVQLNRAVPTLGLIPLFILWLGIGETFKIAIIAIVVYIPIYLNTHAALSGIDSRFVELAEVQGLSRLQFVRQIVIPGALPGFFVGLRLGVTGSWLGLVVLEQINATSGLGYMMFQAQNYGQSDVILVGLLVYGVFGLISDSAVRLVERRVLSWRRTLSS; encoded by the coding sequence ATGACCACCACCACGACCACCGCCGCCGCGCCGGTGACGGGCGAGGAGGAGGGCCGCCGGCCACGCCGACGGACACGGCGCGGCCTCTCCCCCGGCAAGCCCTTCCCCGCCTCCCGGCTGATCGGCCCCGCCCTCCTCGTCGCCCTGTGGGCCGCCGCCTCCGCCGCCGGACAGCTGGACCCCGGCGCGATCCCCGCTCCCTGGACGGTCCTGAAAACGGCGGGCCGTCTGTGGACCGCCGGGACCCTGCCCACCGACATCCTGACCTCGCTGGAGCGCGCCGCGTACGGCTTCGCGATCGGCCTCACCGCGGGTGTCGTCCTCGCGCTGGCGTCCGGGCTCAGCCGGGTCGGCGAGGCGCTGATCGACGGGACGGTGCAGCTCAACCGGGCGGTCCCGACGCTCGGTCTGATCCCGCTGTTCATCCTGTGGCTGGGCATCGGCGAGACCTTCAAGATCGCGATTATCGCCATCGTCGTCTACATCCCGATCTATCTGAACACGCACGCCGCGCTGTCCGGCATCGACAGCCGTTTCGTCGAACTGGCCGAGGTGCAGGGCCTGTCGAGGCTCCAATTCGTCCGCCAGATCGTCATCCCCGGCGCACTGCCCGGATTCTTCGTGGGGCTCCGGCTCGGCGTGACCGGATCCTGGCTCGGCCTGGTGGTACTGGAGCAGATCAACGCCACCAGCGGCCTCGGCTACATGATGTTCCAGGCCCAGAACTACGGCCAGTCGGACGTCATCCTCGTCGGTCTTCTCGTCTACGGCGTCTTCGGCCTCATCTCCGACAGCGCGGTCCGTCTCGTCGAACGGAGGGTGCTGTCATGGCGCCGCACACTGAGCAGCTGA
- a CDS encoding ABC transporter ATP-binding protein, translating into MAPHTEQLTRPAVQLRGLTRSFDGRTVLDGIDLDLPAGQFTALLGHSGSGKSTLLRAIAGLDHKVSGSGQLVAPDRVSVVFQDSRLLPWRRILDNVLLGLDGKDAAQRGREALAEVGLEGRERAWPNELSGGEAQRAALARSLVREPELLLADEPFGALDALTRIRMHGLLRELWQRHRPSVLLVTHDVDEAVALADRVLVLERGRIGLDLAIDRDAGARGEYRARLLAALGVTEDVR; encoded by the coding sequence ATGGCGCCGCACACTGAGCAGCTGACCCGGCCCGCCGTCCAGCTCAGGGGACTCACCCGGTCGTTCGACGGGCGCACCGTCCTCGACGGCATCGATCTGGACCTTCCGGCCGGACAGTTCACGGCCCTGCTCGGGCACAGTGGCTCCGGCAAGAGCACGCTGCTGCGCGCGATCGCGGGGCTGGACCACAAGGTCTCCGGGAGCGGCCAACTCGTCGCCCCGGACAGGGTGTCGGTGGTCTTCCAGGACTCCCGGCTGCTGCCCTGGCGCCGGATCCTGGACAACGTACTGCTCGGCCTGGACGGCAAGGACGCGGCTCAGCGGGGCCGCGAGGCTCTCGCCGAGGTGGGTCTTGAAGGCCGTGAACGCGCCTGGCCCAACGAGCTGTCCGGCGGTGAGGCGCAGCGTGCCGCGCTCGCCCGGTCCCTCGTGCGTGAGCCCGAACTCCTGCTGGCGGACGAACCGTTCGGGGCGCTGGACGCCCTGACCCGGATCAGGATGCACGGCCTGCTCAGGGAGCTGTGGCAGCGCCACCGTCCCTCCGTGCTGCTCGTCACCCACGACGTGGACGAGGCGGTTGCCCTCGCGGACCGGGTGCTGGTGCTTGAGCGGGGGCGGATCGGGCTCGACCTGGCCATCGATCGTGATGCGGGTGCGCGTGGTGAGTACCGGGCGCGGTTGCTCGCGGCGCTGGGTGTGACCGAGGACGTCAGGTGA